The Streptomyces puniciscabiei genomic interval CTTACGTCGGGACGGGACCGTATCGTCGCAACGGCGAGCGTAGAACCAATCGACGTCGGAACGCAACCGTATCGTCGTCACGGCCTATGCTGTGCGTCATGACGACGAACGCCGACGACCCGACGACGCGTCCGCGCCGGACCCCCGCCGGGGCCGCCGTACTCCGGGAGGATGTGACCGAGGCCATCCGGGCCGCGGTCTTCGAGGAGCTCGCGGCCGTGGGATACGCGCGGATGTCCATCGAGGGCATCGCGCGGCGGGCCGGGGTGGGCAAGACCGCGGTGTACCGGCGCTGGCGTTCGAAACTGCATCTCGTCCTGGACGTGGTGTCGGCGATGGCGGTGCTGGGCCTGCCGGTACCGGACACGGGCTCCCTGGAGGGCGACCTCCGCCTCCTCTACGAGGTCACCTCCCGCGCCCTGCGCCATCCGGTCGCCTCGCAGATCATCCCCGACCTCCAGGCCGAGGCGGCCCGCAATCCCGACATCGCCGACGCCTTCCAGAAGGCCCTGCGGGACGGACAGGAGGGCGTGGCCAGCAAGATCGTGGCGGCGGCGGAGGAGCGGGGTGAGGTGCGCGCGGGTGTCGACCCCGACCTCGCCCTCGACCTGATCTCCGGCCCGCTGTACTGGCGCGCGGTGGTCATCCGCTCCCCCAAGCTCCCCAAGGGCTACCTGAACAACCTGGCCCGGGCCACGGCGGGGGCGCTCAAGGCGCTGTGACGGCGGGGTGAGCCGGACGGGGCGGGGTGCCGCGGCTGGGTGACGGGGCGTTTCGGTCGCCCGTGCCGACGGGGTGCGGGGCGCCGCGGCCGGTGGCGCCGGCGCGGTTTGCCCGCCCGCGCCGGCGCAACCGGCCGCCGCCCCCGCACATCTCGCCGCCGTGTCCGGGGCGGGGGAAGCGGGCGGAGAAGGCGCCCTCGGGGCCGAACTCGAAGGGCGCCCCGAGCGCGTCGCCGACGGCGGAGCCGAGCACGGCTCCGGCCGCGCGTTCGAGGATCCCGGGACCGCTCATCCCGCGGAGCCTACGACCGCGCCGCCTCCGGGTGGTGGTGTACCCAGCCCTCCCAGGCCGAGGTGATCATGTCCTGGACGTCGTACTTGGCCTGCCAGCCCAGCTCGGTGGCGATGCGCGCGGCGGAGGCGACGACGCGTGCGGGGTCGCCGGGGCGGCGCGCGGTGACGGTCGGGGCGCGGTCGTAGCCGGTGACCGCGTTGATGCGGTCGATCATCTCGCGCACCGACACACCCTCGCCGCGGCCGATGTTGAGGGTCAGGTCGGTGCCGGGGGAGGAGGCCAGGGCGCGGGCGACGGTGACGTGGGCCTCGGCCAGGTCGACCACATGGATGTAGTCACGCACGCAGGTGCCGTCCGGCGTCGGGTAGTCGTCGCCGAAGATGCGCGGCGCCGCGCCCTCGGTGAGCTTCTCGAAGACCATGGGGACGAGATTGAACACGCCGGTGTCGGCGTATTCGGGGGCGGCCGCGCCCGCCACGTTGAAGTAGCGCAGGGACGCCGTGGACATGCCGGTCGCCCGGCCCGTGGCGCGCACCAGCCACTCGCCGGCCAGCTTGGTCTCCCCGTAGGGGGACATCGGCCGGCAGGGGGTCTCCTCGGTCACCAGGTCGACGTCCGGCATGCCGTAGACGGCGGCCGAGGAGGAGAAGACGAAGGCCCCGATCTCCGCCCGCGTCACCGCCTCCAGAAGGACCCGCAGGCCCTCGACGTTCTCCCGGTAGTAGTGCAGCGGGCGCTCCACCGACTCGCCCACCTGCTTCTTCGCCGCCAGATGCACGACCCCGCTGATCTCGTGCTCGGCGAGCGTGCGGGCGACAAGCTCCGCGTCCAGGACCGAGCCCCGCACCAGCGGGACCTCCGTCGGCACGCGCTCGGCGACGCCCGTGGTCAGGTCGTCGTAGACGACCGTGCGCTCACCCGCCTCGGTCATCGCCCGTACGACGTGTGCCCCGATGTATCCGGCACCGCCGGTGATCAGCCAGGTCATTGCGGCCGTCTCCTCGTCAGTTGGCCCGTTCAGCCGCTCGGTGGAGCAGTGGGCGTCTCTCAGTGAATCAGTGGGTGTCCCGCCGGGTCAGCGGGTGTCCCGGTGAAGGGGCGGGTGTCCCGTGTGAACCGGCGGGTGTCTCAGTGAAGCAGGCGCCGGAGCCGGTTGCGCGCCACCTGCACCACCCCGCCCACCCCGGTCGCCACGCGTACGGCCAGTGCGCCGGAGTGCGTGGCGTACGGCTGCACCAGGAGCACGCCGTGCCGGATGCTCGGGACGGCGCGCCGGCGCAGCCGGCCGGCGCCCGCAAGGGCGTGCGCCGTCACCTCCCGCTCCGCGCCGTCGGCGAAGCGCACGGTCAGCCGCAGGTCCCAGGTACCGGCGCCGAGCCCGGCCAGATCGACGGGCAGCTCGGCCGTCCAGCTCACCGCGCCGGTCTCCCCTTCGGTCTCCGCGCCGGAGGGCGTGAGCGGGACCGTCGTACGCCCCCGCCTCTGCTCTTCATCGTCCCGGCAACTCCACTCCACGTCGGCCTCCCGCGGGCCCGCCTCGGCCACCCTGCCGTACAGCTCGTGCAGCCGCAGATGGAGCAGCGAGGCACGCGCGCGTGGCCGCAGTTCCGCGTCGACCGTCACCGGGAGCAGAGCGGTGGGGCGGGTCAGGAACGGTGTGAGGGTGACCTGGGGGAGGTCGGCGGCCCAGACGGGGACACCGTCGGGGGTGCTGGCGTAGGGCGGCAGCAGGCGCGCCGGGCGGGCGGCCAGCTCGCGCAGCCGGGGCAGGTCGCGGGGTTCGGGCGACTCCATGACGACCCGCGCCAGCAGCCGGCCCGGGGCGCCCGGGTTCAGCTCCCAGTCGGCGGCGTCGTAGCCCGCGAGGTACTCCCGGGTGTGCGCCCACCACGCGCTCCGGTACTGCGCGTCGCGCAACCCCAGCTCGCGGGCGTACATGCGCACCTCGTGGTCGAGGAACTTGGCCCGGGCCGCCCGCGCCAGCTCCTTCTGCCCGGCGCCGAGCAGGATCTCGTACGCCAGCGCGCACGCCTCCACGCGCGCCTTCCAGTTGTCGATGTGCTCCCGGGCCAGCGAGAGCGACAGCTGCTCGGCGGCACGGCGCACATGCCACACGTACACGCGGTCCGGTACGAGCGCGATGCGGGGGCCGGCGGCCAGTATGCGCGAGGTGAAGACGATGTCCTCATAGAGGAAGCGGCCCTCGGGGAAGCGGATGCCGTGCTCACGCAGGAAGTCGGTGCGGTACAGCTTGTTGACGCACAGCGTGTCGTGGACCAGGCGCGGGCGCTGGGAGGGGCGCGCGAGGACGGTGTGCGCCGTGTAGAGGGGCGCCTGCCAGGGTTGTTCGCGCCCCGAGGGCAGCTCCCGGCGGACGCACAGCCCGCTCGCGACCTCGGCGCGCGCCTCGGTGGCCGCCGTCAGCAGCGCGTCCACCGCACCGGGCGGCAGCACGTCGTCGCTGTCCAGGAACATCACGTACGGCGTGGTCACCGCGTCGATCCCGGCGTTGCGCGGGCTGCCGCAGCCGCCGCTGTTCTCGCCCCGGTGCACCACCCGTAGTCTGGGCTCGTCGGCGGCCAGCCGGTCGAGCAGTTCGGCGCTGC includes:
- a CDS encoding glycosyltransferase family 2 protein, which produces MRSDSTDTPDTAGTADSPRPAQVGVVVIGYNDLTHVGDAVRSALAQGPAVAEVVAVDDCSTDGSAELLDRLAADEPRLRVVHRGENSGGCGSPRNAGIDAVTTPYVMFLDSDDVLPPGAVDALLTAATEARAEVASGLCVRRELPSGREQPWQAPLYTAHTVLARPSQRPRLVHDTLCVNKLYRTDFLREHGIRFPEGRFLYEDIVFTSRILAAGPRIALVPDRVYVWHVRRAAEQLSLSLAREHIDNWKARVEACALAYEILLGAGQKELARAARAKFLDHEVRMYARELGLRDAQYRSAWWAHTREYLAGYDAADWELNPGAPGRLLARVVMESPEPRDLPRLRELAARPARLLPPYASTPDGVPVWAADLPQVTLTPFLTRPTALLPVTVDAELRPRARASLLHLRLHELYGRVAEAGPREADVEWSCRDDEEQRRGRTTVPLTPSGAETEGETGAVSWTAELPVDLAGLGAGTWDLRLTVRFADGAEREVTAHALAGAGRLRRRAVPSIRHGVLLVQPYATHSGALAVRVATGVGGVVQVARNRLRRLLH
- the galE gene encoding UDP-glucose 4-epimerase GalE — protein: MTWLITGGAGYIGAHVVRAMTEAGERTVVYDDLTTGVAERVPTEVPLVRGSVLDAELVARTLAEHEISGVVHLAAKKQVGESVERPLHYYRENVEGLRVLLEAVTRAEIGAFVFSSSAAVYGMPDVDLVTEETPCRPMSPYGETKLAGEWLVRATGRATGMSTASLRYFNVAGAAAPEYADTGVFNLVPMVFEKLTEGAAPRIFGDDYPTPDGTCVRDYIHVVDLAEAHVTVARALASSPGTDLTLNIGRGEGVSVREMIDRINAVTGYDRAPTVTARRPGDPARVVASAARIATELGWQAKYDVQDMITSAWEGWVHHHPEAARS
- a CDS encoding TetR/AcrR family transcriptional regulator → MTTNADDPTTRPRRTPAGAAVLREDVTEAIRAAVFEELAAVGYARMSIEGIARRAGVGKTAVYRRWRSKLHLVLDVVSAMAVLGLPVPDTGSLEGDLRLLYEVTSRALRHPVASQIIPDLQAEAARNPDIADAFQKALRDGQEGVASKIVAAAEERGEVRAGVDPDLALDLISGPLYWRAVVIRSPKLPKGYLNNLARATAGALKAL